The Desulfobacterales bacterium genome contains a region encoding:
- a CDS encoding KamA family radical SAM protein: MQTDWHLIFNNSIVSSEKLEKEIPVNTDEVKQVIAKYPMFINPYFLSLIKNNPALLKQSVPDLLELEDCNHILDPLDEEYQSPVPNLIHRYPDRVVFLVSNKCAIYCRYCMRKRLMGQKNNITHESIKRGLDYIAKNSSIKDVILSGGDPLLLEDDKIEAILYKIRKIPHVDIIRIHTRIPCVLPQRIDFALAATIKKYHPIFVNIHFNHPDEITEESSQACSILADAGIPLGSQTVLLKGINDNTETMTLLMRKLIKNRVKPYYIHHCDPVKSVSHFRTSIQKGIEIMKNLRGFVSGMCVPYYMIDIPKGGGKIPILPEYIEDYENSLLKVRNFKGEIFEYPNTLS, from the coding sequence ATGCAAACTGATTGGCATTTAATTTTTAACAACAGCATAGTTTCTTCTGAAAAATTGGAAAAGGAAATTCCTGTAAATACTGATGAGGTAAAACAGGTAATTGCTAAATATCCAATGTTTATTAATCCATATTTTTTGTCATTAATAAAAAATAACCCTGCATTATTAAAACAATCTGTACCTGATTTGCTTGAACTTGAAGATTGTAATCATATTCTTGATCCCCTTGATGAAGAATATCAATCTCCTGTTCCAAATTTAATACATAGATACCCAGACAGGGTAGTTTTTCTTGTTTCAAACAAATGCGCCATTTATTGCCGATATTGTATGCGTAAAAGACTCATGGGTCAGAAAAACAATATAACCCATGAATCTATAAAAAGAGGATTAGATTATATAGCAAAAAATAGCTCAATAAAAGATGTTATTCTTTCCGGAGGAGATCCTTTACTATTAGAAGATGATAAGATTGAAGCAATTTTATATAAAATTAGAAAAATTCCCCATGTTGATATAATTAGAATACATACAAGAATTCCATGTGTATTGCCTCAAAGGATAGATTTTGCTCTCGCTGCAACAATAAAAAAATATCATCCTATATTTGTTAATATACATTTTAATCATCCTGACGAAATAACAGAAGAATCATCCCAAGCATGCAGCATCCTCGCTGACGCTGGCATTCCACTTGGTTCTCAAACGGTTTTATTAAAAGGAATTAACGATAATACAGAAACAATGACGTTATTGATGCGAAAGCTTATAAAAAATAGAGTAAAACCCTATTATATACATCATTGCGACCCTGTTAAAAGTGTAAGTCATTTTCGAACTTCAATACAAAAAGGAATTGAAATCATGAAGAACCTCAGGGGCTTTGTATCTGGAATGTGTGTTCCTTATTATATGATAGATATTCCGAAAGGTGGTGGAAAAATTCCCATTCTTCCAGAATACATTGAAGATTATGAAAACAGCTTGTTAAAAGTTAGAAATTTTAAAGGAGAAATTTTTGAATATCCAAATACCCTTAGTTAG
- a CDS encoding TonB-dependent receptor: MANRINSFIFVLFIFIWLFPYKIYSENTSEADIDIEELSIEELMEVKVTSVSKKIEKLVNSPAAIYVITQDDIKKFGATSLPEILRMAPGMQVSRNDLTDWDVNIRGLNEFFSNKLLVLIDGRSVYTPIFSGVFWDIQDTMLDDIDRIEIIRGPGASLWGSNAVNGVINIITKNPKNTQGVNTSILGGNKEITGNVRYGGKIKDNIYYRFFVKKFDREKLSDSEDKDDNSKNEINAHNYEKKWVSNRGGFQLELNMNDKNSLSIKSEVYENQFKTNYYEVSFMEPYVFEKEGTSDAFGCYVLTDFKRTISETSDFQIKTYFDRAEKEHLPTKASVDTFDVDFQYHISLCDTNDIVWGLGYRYIMDSFRNSNILGLYPDKLNQKIFSGFIQDEIYVCKDIFHVTFGSKFEYNDFTEFEIQPSVKFLWNFKESHSLWGSISRAVRVPSRIERDGLILQWYIVNEDQYPLIVQDEGTDSLNSEVLMAYELGYRVKPYSNIWMDSTIFYNDYRGLVNGELGEIYIRTNPVPHYVQPVYFKNILNGQSYGFELASDWQALNNIRFRAAYSYLKTNVYYENLQEDAFFEITGALPPRNQFILRSAIDLTRTIQADFAVKFVDRLVKKESKKEIESYTDCNFRIAWTPFKTIEFALAGQNLFKNKHLEQSDIQVDRIFYLKMTYEN; the protein is encoded by the coding sequence ATGGCTAATAGAATAAATTCATTTATTTTTGTGTTATTTATTTTTATATGGCTATTTCCGTATAAAATATATTCTGAAAATACATCCGAAGCGGATATTGATATTGAAGAACTATCCATCGAAGAATTGATGGAAGTAAAAGTGACTTCAGTATCAAAAAAAATAGAAAAACTCGTTAATTCTCCAGCAGCTATATATGTTATTACCCAGGACGATATCAAAAAATTTGGAGCAACAAGCTTACCTGAAATTTTAAGAATGGCTCCAGGAATGCAGGTCTCAAGAAATGATCTTACAGACTGGGACGTCAATATTAGAGGCTTAAACGAATTTTTTTCTAATAAACTTCTGGTATTAATAGATGGGCGAAGCGTTTATACTCCTATTTTTTCAGGAGTATTTTGGGATATTCAGGATACTATGCTTGATGACATAGATAGAATTGAAATAATTAGAGGACCTGGCGCTTCCTTATGGGGATCTAATGCTGTAAACGGAGTTATAAATATAATCACAAAAAATCCAAAAAATACTCAAGGCGTTAATACAAGTATTCTTGGTGGAAACAAAGAAATTACAGGTAATGTTAGATATGGAGGCAAAATAAAAGACAATATTTATTACCGATTTTTTGTAAAAAAATTCGATCGTGAAAAACTTTCAGATAGTGAAGACAAAGATGATAACTCTAAAAATGAGATCAATGCTCACAATTATGAAAAAAAATGGGTGTCTAATCGTGGCGGCTTTCAATTAGAATTAAATATGAATGATAAAAATTCCCTCTCAATTAAAAGTGAGGTTTATGAAAATCAGTTTAAAACAAATTATTACGAAGTTAGTTTTATGGAGCCTTATGTTTTTGAAAAGGAAGGCACATCTGATGCCTTTGGATGCTATGTTTTAACCGATTTTAAACGAACAATTTCAGAAACATCAGACTTTCAAATTAAAACATATTTCGACAGAGCTGAAAAAGAGCATTTGCCGACAAAAGCTAGTGTGGATACATTTGACGTTGATTTTCAATACCATATTTCCCTTTGTGATACGAATGATATTGTGTGGGGTCTTGGATATAGATACATCATGGATAGCTTTAGAAATAGTAACATTCTCGGATTATATCCTGACAAATTAAATCAAAAAATTTTTAGCGGTTTTATTCAAGACGAAATATATGTTTGCAAGGATATCTTCCACGTAACTTTTGGCTCAAAATTTGAGTATAATGATTTTACAGAATTCGAAATTCAGCCGAGTGTAAAATTTTTATGGAATTTCAAAGAATCACATTCATTATGGGGTTCAATATCAAGAGCTGTAAGAGTTCCTTCTCGTATTGAAAGGGATGGACTGATTCTTCAATGGTATATTGTAAATGAAGATCAGTATCCTTTAATTGTTCAGGATGAAGGAACTGACAGTTTAAACTCCGAAGTATTAATGGCTTATGAATTAGGGTATAGAGTAAAACCTTATTCAAACATTTGGATGGATTCAACAATTTTTTACAATGATTATAGAGGATTAGTGAATGGGGAATTAGGTGAAATATATATTAGAACCAATCCAGTTCCTCATTATGTTCAGCCTGTTTACTTTAAAAATATATTAAACGGCCAATCCTATGGTTTTGAATTAGCTTCAGATTGGCAGGCTTTAAATAATATACGATTTAGAGCCGCATATTCTTATCTTAAAACAAATGTCTATTATGAAAATCTTCAAGAAGACGCATTTTTTGAAATCACTGGAGCTTTACCCCCAAGAAATCAATTTATTCTCCGTTCAGCCATTGATTTAACACGAACTATCCAAGCTGATTTTGCTGTAAAATTTGTCGATAGGCTTGTTAAAAAAGAATCTAAAAAAGAAATTGAAAGTTATACGGACTGTAATTTCCGTATAGCATGGACGCCATTCAAAACAATAGAGTTTGCACTGGCTGGACAAAATTTATTTAAAAATAAACATTTAGAACAGTCAGACATTCAAGTTGACAGAATCTTTTATTTAAAGATGACTTATGAAAACTAA
- a CDS encoding YfiR family protein has product MKTNNIRIRLIIIITCMMAFILMPFHGFSVEAPEYTIKSIFIKKIIKYITWPDNSFNSSDNAINLCFVEENEFLDAFDTLKDKSSKDRPIYLKNYWLSSQTCHILFINSKNRKLVESILSKVKNMPVLTIGEMEGFVELGGIINFIKESDKIRFEINIDSAKRSGFTISSHLLKLSKIFREE; this is encoded by the coding sequence ATGAAAACTAATAATATTCGTATCCGTCTAATTATAATAATTACGTGCATGATGGCATTTATTTTAATGCCTTTTCATGGTTTTTCAGTTGAAGCTCCTGAATACACAATCAAATCTATTTTTATAAAAAAAATAATAAAATATATAACATGGCCAGATAATTCATTTAATTCTTCAGATAATGCAATCAACCTATGTTTTGTTGAAGAAAATGAATTTTTAGATGCATTTGACACCTTAAAGGATAAATCTTCTAAAGATAGGCCAATATATCTCAAGAATTACTGGCTTAGTTCTCAAACATGTCATATTTTATTCATTAATTCAAAGAATAGAAAACTTGTTGAAAGCATATTAAGCAAAGTAAAAAATATGCCCGTGCTTACAATTGGCGAAATGGAAGGATTTGTCGAATTAGGCGGTATAATTAATTTTATAAAAGAATCAGATAAAATACGCTTTGAAATTAATATAGACAGTGCAAAACGATCCGGTTTTACTATTAGCTCCCATTTGTTAAAGCTGTCAAAAATTTTTAGGGAGGAATAA
- a CDS encoding response regulator — translation MKIKLFRSFSIKNKLITILFLTSSTVLFFTSIAFVVNDFFETYLMKAHELSTLARFIGTHSVAALDFNDKNAADKSLAALSGIPHISYGCIYDDKDKIFASYIRKDFSVSSIPSCSIKKEGLIFKNRYLMITYRITLDEEIIGSVFLVCSLEDMIVHLYRYAGIVSVIMFVMFVIALMLAKSLQKVISDPILKLAETAGLISQSKDYSIRAAKTDNEDEIGVLINGINEMLSEIQKRDNELAVCQYHLEKQVADRTSELKYSRDFLQLLMDTIPAPIFYKTKEGIYTGCNKAFEEWAEKNKNQIVGKDDYNIWTKKDAALIRKFDMELIETFGSQAQELRILLPDSSYKNVIIYKAIYYIQNTNKYGIVGVFLDITAMIKIQESLKIAKEEAEAANKAKSEFLANMSHEIRTPLNAVIGFSDMLYSMIIDEKHRGYIESIKSSGKNLLNLINDILDLSKIEAGRMEIKNEPVNPNSLFKEIKNIFATKISEKDLEFIIDIAPNIPACLILDEVRLRQILFNLIGNAVKFTDTGYIKLSVQSIYTADDQSTLNLIISVEDTGIGIKPEALEYIFDAFKQQDGQSTKKYGGTGLGLSITRRLVEMMGGKISVTSERNKGTKFEFVLNDVSVSSVPAKNDRKEEFDEENIIFEKAVILVVDDIETNRHLIKEYFQDTNVSILEAGNGEESVKQAKKYKPDLILMDIRMPVMDGYEATKIIKNDASIKNIVIIALTASGMQADKEKVMSEGFDGFLTKPVQQVDLFMELARFMKYTKKQIITDKRSEDVENKKVDKLDINKLKELRYVLEKDFMNEWSNARQKQCIPDIETFANKIKDIGNKYNFQEISQFGDNLLVSVNMFDIEGMCKILDSFPLIVAKIGN, via the coding sequence ATGAAAATAAAGCTTTTCAGAAGCTTTTCCATTAAAAATAAATTAATTACAATATTGTTTTTAACGAGCAGTACTGTTTTGTTTTTCACTTCTATTGCTTTTGTAGTTAACGATTTTTTTGAAACATATCTTATGAAAGCTCATGAATTGTCAACCCTTGCAAGGTTTATCGGAACTCATAGTGTTGCAGCATTAGATTTTAATGATAAAAATGCAGCTGATAAAAGTCTTGCAGCTTTAAGCGGTATCCCTCATATCTCTTATGGATGCATATACGATGATAAAGATAAAATTTTTGCGTCCTATATTCGAAAAGATTTTTCAGTATCAAGCATACCGAGCTGTAGTATAAAAAAAGAAGGTTTAATTTTTAAAAATAGATATTTAATGATTACCTATAGAATTACTTTAGATGAAGAAATTATCGGAAGTGTTTTTCTTGTATGCAGTTTAGAAGATATGATAGTTCACCTTTACAGATATGCTGGCATTGTTTCTGTAATAATGTTTGTAATGTTCGTAATAGCATTGATGCTTGCAAAATCCCTTCAAAAAGTAATTTCTGATCCAATATTAAAGCTTGCTGAAACAGCGGGACTAATTTCTCAATCTAAAGATTATTCAATTAGGGCAGCTAAAACAGATAATGAAGATGAAATCGGAGTTCTTATTAACGGCATTAATGAAATGCTTTCTGAAATTCAAAAGCGCGATAATGAACTTGCTGTATGTCAATATCATTTAGAAAAGCAGGTAGCTGACAGAACATCGGAATTAAAATATTCAAGGGATTTTCTCCAGCTTCTCATGGACACTATCCCTGCTCCTATTTTTTATAAAACTAAAGAAGGAATTTATACCGGATGCAATAAAGCTTTTGAAGAATGGGCTGAAAAAAATAAAAATCAAATAGTTGGAAAAGATGATTATAACATTTGGACTAAAAAAGACGCAGCTCTTATTAGAAAATTTGATATGGAACTTATCGAGACCTTCGGATCTCAAGCCCAAGAACTCCGTATTTTACTTCCAGATAGTTCTTATAAAAATGTCATTATATATAAAGCAATTTATTATATTCAAAATACTAATAAATACGGAATAGTCGGCGTTTTCCTTGATATTACAGCAATGATAAAAATTCAGGAAAGTCTTAAAATAGCTAAGGAAGAAGCTGAAGCTGCAAATAAAGCAAAAAGCGAATTTTTAGCCAATATGAGTCACGAAATACGAACTCCTTTAAATGCTGTAATAGGATTTAGCGACATGCTGTATTCAATGATTATTGATGAAAAACATCGAGGATACATTGAATCCATTAAATCAAGTGGTAAAAATTTACTAAATCTTATAAACGACATTCTTGATTTATCCAAGATTGAAGCTGGCAGAATGGAAATTAAAAATGAGCCGGTCAATCCTAATTCGTTATTTAAAGAAATAAAAAATATATTCGCAACAAAAATATCAGAAAAAGATTTGGAATTTATAATAGATATAGCTCCAAATATACCTGCATGTCTTATTTTGGATGAAGTTAGATTACGGCAGATTTTATTTAATCTTATTGGTAATGCTGTGAAATTTACTGATACAGGCTATATAAAATTATCAGTTCAAAGTATCTATACAGCTGATGATCAAAGTACCCTTAACCTTATAATTTCCGTTGAAGATACAGGCATAGGCATAAAGCCTGAAGCATTAGAATATATTTTTGACGCTTTTAAACAGCAAGACGGGCAAAGCACAAAAAAATACGGAGGCACAGGACTTGGGCTTTCTATTACAAGACGATTAGTCGAAATGATGGGAGGTAAGATTTCGGTTACAAGTGAACGTAATAAAGGCACTAAATTTGAATTTGTCTTGAATGATGTTTCCGTGTCTTCAGTGCCGGCAAAAAATGATAGAAAAGAGGAATTTGATGAAGAAAATATTATATTTGAAAAAGCAGTTATACTTGTTGTAGATGATATTGAAACAAACAGACACTTAATTAAAGAGTATTTTCAAGATACAAATGTTAGCATCCTTGAAGCTGGTAATGGAGAAGAGTCTGTTAAGCAAGCAAAAAAATATAAACCGGATTTGATTTTAATGGATATAAGAATGCCAGTAATGGACGGGTATGAAGCAACTAAAATAATTAAAAATGATGCGTCCATAAAAAATATAGTGATTATAGCCTTAACAGCTTCAGGTATGCAGGCTGATAAAGAAAAAGTAATGTCAGAAGGATTCGACGGCTTTTTAACAAAACCAGTTCAGCAGGTTGACTTATTTATGGAGCTTGCTCGCTTTATGAAATATACAAAAAAGCAAATTATCACTGACAAACGATCTGAAGATGTGGAAAACAAAAAAGTTGATAAATTAGATATAAACAAATTAAAAGAGCTTCGTTATGTTTTAGAAAAAGATTTTATGAATGAATGGTCAAATGCTCGGCAAAAACAATGTATCCCTGACATTGAAACCTTTGCAAATAAAATTAAAGATATAGGCAATAAATATAATTTTCAAGAAATATCACAATTTGGAGACAATCTTCTTGTGTCAGTTAATATGTTTGATATCGAAGGAATGTGTAAAATTCTTGACTCATTCCCTTTGATAGTCGCTAAAATTGGAAATTAA
- a CDS encoding hybrid sensor histidine kinase/response regulator produces the protein MKEIDKSKFNILIVDDIPKNIQLLGSILKQEGYTVSFATNGNQALSMVENYEFDLILLDVMMPDMNGFEVCEQLKNNPKVKDVPVIFLTAKTEIESVIKGFELGAVDYITKPFNAKELLARVKTHTLLRHTEKELREANATKDKFFSIIAHDLKNPFNSLLNVSSLLFKKFDSYEDGKKKKYIRDIYDASLRAYRLLENLLQWAQTQRGQIKVKKEKIDLFKIIQDVIPLIEDSAKIKNISISESVLPNTIVYADANMVSTVIRNLLSNAVKFTKSEGRIKITCKTIDNIEEVCIEDTGVGMNQEEISRLFRIDVHHSTIGTANERGTGLGLILCKDFIEQHGGTICVESECGLGSKFKFILPKNC, from the coding sequence ATGAAAGAGATAGATAAAAGCAAATTTAATATTTTAATTGTCGATGATATACCTAAAAATATTCAGTTATTAGGAAGTATTTTAAAGCAGGAAGGATATACGGTTTCTTTTGCAACAAACGGCAATCAAGCCCTTTCAATGGTTGAAAATTACGAATTTGATTTAATATTGTTAGATGTCATGATGCCTGACATGAACGGTTTTGAAGTCTGCGAACAATTAAAAAATAATCCTAAAGTAAAAGATGTTCCAGTTATTTTTCTTACAGCTAAGACTGAAATTGAAAGTGTTATAAAAGGTTTTGAGCTTGGAGCAGTTGATTACATAACAAAACCATTTAATGCAAAAGAATTATTAGCAAGAGTTAAAACCCATACATTATTACGGCATACAGAAAAGGAATTAAGGGAAGCTAATGCAACAAAAGATAAATTCTTTTCAATTATCGCTCATGACCTTAAAAATCCTTTTAATTCATTGCTGAATGTATCAAGTCTTTTATTTAAAAAATTTGACTCCTATGAAGATGGAAAAAAGAAAAAATATATAAGGGATATATATGACGCTTCTTTAAGGGCTTATAGGCTTTTAGAAAACCTTCTTCAATGGGCTCAAACCCAGCGGGGTCAAATTAAAGTAAAAAAAGAAAAAATTGATTTATTTAAAATTATTCAAGACGTCATTCCATTAATAGAGGACTCAGCAAAAATAAAGAATATTTCTATAAGCGAATCAGTCCTTCCAAATACAATTGTTTATGCTGATGCTAACATGGTAAGCACAGTTATTCGAAATTTGCTTTCTAATGCTGTTAAATTTACTAAATCAGAGGGCAGAATAAAGATTACTTGCAAAACAATTGATAATATAGAAGAGGTATGCATCGAAGATACGGGTGTTGGCATGAATCAAGAAGAGATATCAAGGCTTTTTCGTATAGATGTGCATCATTCAACAATTGGAACCGCAAATGAAAGAGGTACAGGTTTAGGGCTTATATTATGTAAAGACTTTATTGAACAGCACGGAGGGACGATTTGTGTAGAAAGTGAGTGCGGTCTCGGAAGTAAATTTAAATTTATCCTTCCGAAAAATTGTTAG
- a CDS encoding VCBS repeat-containing protein — MNLFHQNIKIICICLYIMFSYCVHLSEAIVQAPILKWQKSGCYSSWCETGWYSSPAAVDIDNDGTIEVIASAYSIVVLDGNTGSLKWRAKSGHNVTETSSDNVGRTWPGVCVADVDGDRNLEIITAHGGGCVSVYDSNGHFKTGWPKNPVSNELRGLSVYDLDNNGTMEIIVTAARGNKTNTWVYESNGTLRSGWPQLDNDTGYAWGAYNNNAAIADIDGNGIGNIVVPSDVHYICAYEPNGVQVQADSIYGSKAWGKVGVWVDLVAELRGWGNCGTEHRPNFAECPAVIGDINGDNTLEIIVTGNVHNCATSPYTNLYHGVYIFNSNRTRFKTGNFNWETVPTNFSGPICESYNIIESCMANPVIADIDGDGFKEILFAANDGKVHCVWIDKTEKHNWPYSVYNSGDGFYRFASEPVVADLDNDGMAEIIFGSWTQKGSNRLGKLHILNMYGNLLYEIDVPATDSDWNGILAAPTLANIDSDSDIEIIVNTAKTGICAYDLPGTSNARILWGTGRGNFQRTGSILNTTKINKGKNAAVQLLLLDK, encoded by the coding sequence ATGAATTTATTTCACCAGAATATAAAAATAATTTGTATATGTTTATATATAATGTTCTCTTATTGTGTTCATCTATCTGAAGCTATTGTTCAGGCTCCTATATTAAAATGGCAAAAAAGTGGATGTTATTCATCATGGTGTGAGACTGGTTGGTATTCTTCCCCAGCGGCCGTTGATATAGATAATGATGGCACAATAGAGGTAATAGCTTCGGCATATTCCATAGTTGTGTTAGATGGAAATACAGGATCATTAAAATGGCGTGCAAAATCAGGTCATAACGTAACTGAAACGAGTTCTGATAATGTTGGCAGGACATGGCCAGGTGTTTGTGTCGCCGATGTTGATGGTGATAGGAACTTAGAAATTATTACAGCCCATGGAGGTGGTTGTGTTTCCGTTTATGACAGTAATGGACATTTTAAAACAGGATGGCCTAAAAATCCAGTTAGCAATGAACTCAGAGGTCTTTCAGTATATGATCTTGATAATAATGGAACTATGGAAATTATTGTTACTGCTGCAAGGGGGAATAAAACAAATACATGGGTTTATGAATCAAATGGGACATTACGATCCGGCTGGCCCCAGTTAGATAATGATACAGGCTACGCATGGGGAGCATATAACAATAATGCTGCTATCGCTGATATTGATGGTAATGGCATTGGTAATATAGTTGTACCATCGGATGTTCATTATATTTGTGCTTACGAACCAAATGGAGTTCAAGTTCAAGCTGATTCAATTTATGGATCAAAAGCATGGGGTAAAGTTGGAGTATGGGTAGATCTTGTCGCTGAACTTAGAGGATGGGGAAATTGTGGAACAGAGCATCGTCCAAATTTTGCCGAGTGTCCTGCTGTAATTGGAGATATAAATGGTGATAATACATTAGAAATTATTGTTACTGGAAATGTTCATAACTGCGCTACATCGCCATATACAAACTTATATCATGGAGTGTATATTTTTAATTCAAACCGAACTCGTTTTAAAACAGGTAATTTCAATTGGGAAACTGTTCCAACTAATTTTAGTGGTCCAATTTGTGAAAGTTATAATATTATTGAAAGTTGCATGGCAAATCCAGTTATAGCTGATATTGATGGAGATGGATTTAAAGAAATTTTATTCGCAGCTAACGATGGAAAAGTTCATTGTGTATGGATCGATAAAACTGAAAAACATAACTGGCCTTACTCTGTATATAATTCAGGAGATGGGTTTTATAGATTTGCAAGTGAACCAGTTGTAGCGGATCTAGATAATGACGGTATGGCAGAAATCATATTTGGCTCATGGACTCAAAAAGGGAGTAATCGTTTAGGTAAATTGCACATATTAAATATGTATGGAAACCTGCTGTATGAAATAGATGTCCCTGCTACGGATTCTGATTGGAATGGTATTTTAGCAGCACCAACTCTTGCTAATATTGATTCAGATTCAGATATAGAAATAATTGTAAATACAGCCAAAACAGGAATTTGCGCCTATGATCTTCCTGGAACTTCGAATGCTCGTATTCTTTGGGGAACTGGAAGAGGTAACTTTCAGCGCACAGGTTCAATATTAAATACTACAAAAATAAATAAAGGTAAAAATGCCGCTGTTCAATTATTATTACTTGATAAATAG
- a CDS encoding tetratricopeptide repeat protein, protein MIHNEQLAAYYLQLADLNIANGNISNAIICYKKVISIMPEYADAYNNLGTVYDHIEMFDDALMCYKKATELNTDYDQAFYNIGFLFQKIGNLDDAIFYYKKSIELNPNFIAAYNNLGQSYNYKENFDEAIKCYKKAISLKPDCAEVFLNMGNTLKQKLKFSKAIACYKKAIKIRPNYAEAYINLGNIYKEIGMIKESIDFYRQSLKINPSIYQAGNNILFAMMNEFYTEEEIYKESTQWWKHNSKDQPKTFKLKNTIEPFKKLKIGYVSPDFCRHSVSFFFLSLMSAHNKKDFEIFCYSNTKKTDEITEQIKSLSDHFKSIVGISDDSASNMIYEDKIDILVDLTGHSAGNRLLIFTQKPAPLQVTWLGYPGTTGIPLIDFRFTDNIADPKGDADKYHSEKLIRLPKTFLSYLPLKQFPEISTPPVLLSNSITFGSFNNIAKLNLKVIETWAEILKKVPNSKLIIKNKPLADKYAQNYFLKLFSKHQIDNSRINLLPGNPSIFEHMAMYNKIDICLDPFPYNGTTTTCEALWMGVPVITLRGNRHSARVGASLLTSIGLTDLIADSIPEYISKSIELSYNIGMLKNLRASIRNKMQSSPLCNSELFAKCVEVEYRKMWINFLIKH, encoded by the coding sequence ATGATTCATAATGAACAATTAGCAGCATATTATCTTCAACTCGCAGATTTAAATATAGCTAATGGTAATATTAGCAATGCAATTATCTGTTATAAAAAAGTAATTAGTATAATGCCTGAATATGCTGATGCCTATAATAATTTAGGCACAGTCTATGATCATATTGAAATGTTTGATGATGCTCTTATGTGTTATAAAAAAGCAACAGAGCTAAATACGGATTACGATCAAGCTTTTTATAATATCGGCTTCCTATTTCAAAAAATCGGAAATTTAGACGATGCTATTTTTTATTATAAAAAATCGATAGAATTAAATCCCAATTTTATAGCCGCTTATAATAATCTTGGGCAATCTTATAATTACAAAGAAAATTTTGATGAAGCCATTAAATGCTATAAAAAAGCAATTTCCCTAAAACCTGATTGCGCCGAAGTTTTTTTAAATATGGGTAATACTTTGAAACAAAAGCTTAAATTCAGTAAAGCTATTGCCTGCTATAAAAAAGCAATTAAAATTAGGCCTAACTATGCTGAAGCCTATATAAATCTTGGAAATATTTATAAAGAAATAGGAATGATAAAAGAGAGTATAGATTTTTATAGGCAATCATTGAAAATAAACCCATCCATTTATCAAGCTGGGAACAATATCCTATTTGCTATGATGAACGAGTTTTATACTGAAGAAGAAATTTATAAGGAATCAACTCAATGGTGGAAACATAATTCAAAAGATCAGCCTAAAACATTTAAGTTAAAAAATACAATAGAACCTTTTAAAAAACTTAAAATAGGCTATGTTTCGCCAGACTTTTGTAGACATTCAGTAAGTTTTTTTTTTCTATCACTTATGTCTGCCCATAACAAAAAAGACTTTGAAATATTCTGCTATTCAAACACAAAAAAAACAGACGAAATCACGGAACAAATAAAAAGCCTATCAGATCATTTTAAATCCATTGTGGGAATATCAGATGATTCGGCCTCAAACATGATTTATGAAGATAAAATAGATATACTCGTTGATCTTACGGGTCATAGCGCTGGCAACAGACTTTTGATATTCACTCAAAAACCAGCTCCTCTTCAAGTTACATGGCTCGGATATCCAGGAACAACAGGCATTCCCTTAATTGACTTTCGATTTACAGACAATATCGCTGATCCAAAAGGAGATGCAGATAAATATCATTCTGAAAAGCTTATAAGACTGCCTAAAACATTTTTATCATACCTTCCCTTAAAGCAGTTTCCAGAAATATCTACGCCTCCAGTCTTATTATCTAATTCAATAACCTTTGGCTCATTTAATAATATTGCTAAGCTAAATCTAAAAGTCATAGAAACATGGGCTGAAATATTAAAAAAAGTTCCCAACTCTAAGCTAATAATAAAAAATAAGCCATTAGCTGATAAATACGCTCAAAATTATTTTCTTAAATTATTTTCTAAACATCAAATTGACAATTCAAGAATAAATCTTTTACCAGGCAACCCATCAATATTTGAACATATGGCTATGTATAATAAAATAGATATTTGTTTAGATCCCTTTCCTTATAACGGAACAACAACTACATGTGAAGCCTTATGGATGGGAGTTCCAGTAATAACATTAAGGGGAAATAGACATTCTGCACGGGTAGGAGCAAGCTTATTAACTTCAATAGGATTAACAGATTTAATAGCAGATTCAATACCCGAATATATATCAAAATCCATAGAGCTTTCTTATAATATTGGTATGCTTAAAAATCTAAGAGCGTCCATTAGAAATAAAATGCAATCATCACCATTATGTAATTCTGAACTATTTGCGAAATGTGTAGAGGTTGAATATAGAAAAATGTGGATTAATTTTTTAATTAAACATTAG